tgcctctctctctgtatctctcatgaataaataaatacaatcttaaaaaaaaaaggcaaataagctCCCACTTATATGAGGTCCCTAGAGCAGGCAAATTCAcaggacagaaagtagaatggtggtccCTAGGGACTGGGGGAGGGGTAATATGGAATTATTGtataatggggacagagtttcagtttggggtgACCGAAAAGTACTGGAGATGGAGAATACTGATGGATGGCCACCAAAGTGACTGTACTTATactactgaattgtatacttaaaaatagttaaaatagtgATATTTCTTAGGCATATTTTGccagttataaataaaaaagtaaaaaaaatgataaaaatacacaaaactaaaGGGCAAACTGcttatagatacacacacaccaaCTTTAAGATGGCAGTTTATGACCTATATTTTACCTTAGACCATCTTAAGTGTTTTCTCCAATTTTGGTAAAAGTCTGTTTGTAAATGTCCAGTAAAAGATCTGAAAGGAAATTTATCTTATTATGAATAGTTATCTCTAAGTCAGGGAATGGGATAGTGAGAGGAGCTAAAGGGAGAATCCCAAAATCACAAATCCATATTATCACCCGTGCTTCTCACCAACCAGCTATAGATTCAAGATTCCAGCAAACTCTGTCCTGGGTTTGTTCAATTTGCTAGAActgctcacagaactcagagaaacatgcTACTAACTAGATCAAAAGCCTGTaactttattatgtttattatgaaAGCctgtaactcaggaacagccagatggaagagatgcaatGGGTAGGGTATGGGGAAAGTGGGAGGAGCTTCCAGGCCCTCTCCATGGGGGACCACTCTCTTcaaatctccatgtgttcaccaacccagaagctcttcCAATATTGCCCTTTTAGGGTTTTATGAAGCTTCATTACATAGTCATGGTTACTTAAATCATTGGCCATGGGTGATTATTTCAACCTCCAAAGCCTCTCCTCTCCCAGAGATGGGAGTGAGGGTGGGAGAAGTTGAAAACTCCAGCCTTCTAATCACAAGGTTGGTGCCCCTGGCAAACAACCCTCCTTAGGCTATCCAGGGGATTTCCACTGTCGCAGGTGTGTTTGAAAGGGGCTTGttatatgaataacaaaagacacccATTTTACCCTGACTACTCTTATTATTTAGGCAAATCcaagggtttgtttgttttttaagattttatttatttattcatgagagacacacagagagagacagagacatagactgagggagaagcaggctccctgtggggagccggatgccggactcaatcccaggacctgagccaaaggcagacgctcaaccactgagccacccaggcatcccaaatccaAGGGTTTTAAGAGCCCTGTGCCAGAAAgagggatgaagaccaaatatatctATCTtaatataaatcacaatatcatagTAAATTTGAAGTTTTcctaataaaagttttttttaaggaaagtctaaatataaaaaacaaaactgtaaaaaaaaactgtgacatactggaaataaataaaagacagcaTTCATTTAAATCTTGGTGTTGGAAAGTCTTCTTCAGGAAGACAAAAACCCAgaagtttcaaaaaaagaatttacagatttaaatttttcatatggcaaaagatacaaataaacaaatttaaaaaaaaacaagaataacagattaggagaaaatatgttAAACATCTACAACAGACAAAGGATTAAAAGCCTTCCTATTTTAAGAGTTCTTGAAGACTGTTAACAAAAGGGTAGGAAAAAATTGATGAGTGATATTAACTAATAATTCagaaataaagatgtttaaatGATCAATGCATCTATAAAATTGATGTAATTTGGCAAtaaccaatgaaataaaaattaaaagaacaacaaGGTGTCCTGTTTTTCccattaaattaatgaaaatgaaaaagattggtATACAAGATTGAGGACTTTATAGAGATACATGCTCTCATACACCATTGGTAGGAGCAAATGATACAGGCTTtttggagggcaatttggcagtgaaaattaaaatataaagtgtacATACCATTTGCCCCAGTAATTTTACATCTAGGAATTTATCATACTGAATCATATAAATgcacaaaaatgtatatataaggaTTTTTCATTGCACCACTGTtggtaatataaaataattgaaaatgtcCATAGGGGAGGGAAAaatctttccctctacccttctaggttcttggctgagacccctctataataaaaagacagcatagcagtagaaaacaaatttaattatgtatgtacatatagaAACCCCATAAAGATATGAGATTCAAAGAAGTGACCATAGCAGGAAGCTTTTATACCACttagacaaagaaataataaacttgTGAAGAATTGATAAGACAAAGGGGGTTGGGCTAGAGGCAGTAAAATGGTGAAGGAGAGCAAGGTTTGTTTGTACAGCCTTCTTGACCTTAAATTCCCTGGCTCCGGTGATAAGGATGCCTTCTGCCTTCCTGTTACAGGAAGGgtacctttcacatgggagatttatctCCTGCTTTCAAGGGACAAAGGAGGGTTAGAGTGTTCTTGCACTGACTGTTTCTCAAGTACTTGTAATTTAGAATAACTGTAGAGGCCAAGGGCAAGCCACCCCAAAATGTACCACTTTGGCatcttaattattataaataaaagttaagaaacaACTAACGCAAAGAGAACGTTCTGtaccctccttcccctccccccagcccttgTCTACAGAGAGCAAAAAATAGTTGTTCCACGTGAAAGGTGCCCTCTCTGTACCAGGAGGTAAAGAGACACCCTTATCACCAGAGAGAGGAAATTTAGAGCCCAGAAAGCTGTATAAACAACTCTTATTACTTTTTGCTAATTTACTACCAAACCCCTAACTCTGTTTAGAATTACCAATTGAGGCTCCCAAAGTTCAATTTTTTTGTCCTGTCAATTTCTCACAGATTTATTATCtgtctaaaagaaatgaaaattgccTACCTTGGCTATTTCTTTAGGCTTGGCTTTCATAATTGGGCCTCCATGCACAGGCAATGAAACTTTGGttcttttctcctattaatctgtctcatgtcgaTTTAATTCTTAAAGCAGCTGGAAATCCTCGAAGGgtagaaagaaaactttttccttCCCTACATAACTGACATACCAAAGCAGCATATTTGGAGTTGATGTATTCTGTTGATGTATTGATATACCCCTTTATATCAATAAAGTTGGTAATGGTTAAATAATGTATGGTACATCCATACTATGGAATACCACACAGCCTTTAAAAGAGGATGAGGACAACACAAACAGCCCTCCAAGATATATTGCCAAGTGAAAAAATTGCAGGCTAATATGTAGAgtgtaattatataaatatggtACTTCTTAATTTCCCCAGcattattcctttattatccacctttaaacaaataaatctctGCTACTACAACTCATTCTAGAGAATCATGGAGGATGCTTGAAAACAACTCAACTTGGAGCATGCTGCATTGAATTCCCCACAGAAGTGTCTTTCTCAGAAATCAATGTCTAAAAATTGAAGTCTACTGGAGACATTTCTGACttgaagcattttttatttttctgaacacACCATCTTAACCCATATGTCTGTCTTTCTTGCCTGGCATTCCCATAGGCCCACTGACCTACAGTTTCATCTCTTCTGGAAGATGACTGCCTTATCTTTTTGTGGTACAAGAGCAATTTTAGGTATGTCGCAAAGCTTATGTTTTACTTTAGACtatcttaaatattctttttaactttggtaaagatgtgtgtgtctgtgtgtatgcatggatgtgtgcatgcacacttgTAAATGCCTGATAAGAAATCTGAAAGGGAACTCATCAATTTTCAGCAGTTACCTCTGAGTAAAGGAATAGGTTTGGTAGGCTACTGAAAGTGGGAATTTCACTTTTTACTCTATAAACTGTAttattagatttaaaataaaataagcatgcccttggggcgcctggtggctcagtcagttaaacatctggtttcacctcaggtcacgatcacagggtcctgggatcgagcctcacattgggatccctgctcagggaggaatctgcttctccctctccctctgcccctccccccactcatgtgtgtcctctctctctctctctctctcttaaataaataaaatcttaaaaaaaaaataaacaggggcacctgggtggctcaatctgttgagtgtctgccttcggctggggttgtgatcccagggtcttagaaTTGGGCTCTgcatccagttccctgctcaacaaggagtctgcttctccctctgcctctccctcttcttgtgtttttctatcaaataaacaaataaaatctttaaaaaaataaaaataaagaataaacatgGCCTTATTTAAATGagatataacatataatattttatgctATGTTTACAATTCCAAGACAATTTAAATCAACCAAACAACTTGTCTGAGGTTTTCAGTAGGATCTAGGCTCTGCTACTTTTCAAGTTAGGTAAGTCTTCCTTGCAAAAGCCTTTGTTCTAGCGATGGACATCTCCATAGGATTGACTATACTACTTCAGATGAATGCTGTGAGTGACAAAATTCTTACTCAAAATGCTTACACAATAAGAGAGTTTATTATCCTACATAATAAAAAGTCTAGAGGTAGGCAGGCTCTGGGGCTGGTCAATAAAGAATCCTGACAGCACCATCAAAGACCCAAGTTCTTTCCACCTCATCACTCTCCCATCTTTAGGATGTTGGCTTTGCCCTCATATTGCAGTCCCCCTTGGCTGCAAGATGGCTGCAGAGATCTGGATATTACAGCCAGAAATGACTATTCTGAGGAAGAAAAGGGAGTTGTTAGTACTACTCTCTTTCTTAGGAGCCAGGAAACCTTTCCCAGAAACCCCCAGGAGACTTCCTTTGCACATCATTTGCCAGAGTTCGGTAAGTTGCCCATACCTAAACAAGGGCAAGAGGAATGGTTTAGATTTCTCAGAATCTGTTCACCTTGCCACTCCAGAAACTGTGAATGGCAGCATATGAAGCATATGATTTTGTGGAGAGCAGTGGGTACCTGAACATCTGGGTTTCTACTGAGAAGTAGACAGGAGGGAGTAGAGGCAGGATGGGAACCTCACACTATCTGCTACAAAGGGCTGGGGCCTCTCAAGCTCATCCAGGTCCAAACTCTACTCCTTGCTTATCTTTCAGGCAGAATCTGATCATCCTTGGGCGTTTCTTGTTTCAGGGAATGGTAGCCTTAGCTACTCCGTTGCCCAACTCGGAAAACAGCAAGTTATCATCATGctgctcctttcccttccctcctaaTGTGTTAGAAAATCTTGTTAATTACACCTTCTAAATCACTCTTCATTTTGTCTCTTCTTCTTTTATCCTGCAGCTGCCACTTTTTGCCCCATTCTGTCCTATCACTCACAGAAACCTTTTTACtagtctctttttaaaacatatagtcTTTCTAATTATAAAACTGTTACATACTTATTATATAAATTTCGGGGAAATccggaaaataaaaagcatctgtaGTAACATTGCTCAGAGGTAATGACTGtggatatttttgtgtatatctttctttgcttttctccattCACAAATTtacctacataaataaataggtattattttgttttctaaattgagatttgtatagtattttttattaacaaaagaGTATGAAATTTCtccatatcaataaatattcttctaGGTTATCATTTTAAGAGTTGAATTATATTTTACCTTATGGAAGCTTCCTAATCTAGTTAAACAAATTCTTATTGCTAGATTAGGTTTTCTCCAGTTTTGATATTGTAAGTAATTCTTCCAATGAACATATTGGTGGGTAAATCTCTGCACACATTTATGAGGATTTCCTtaggacaaataaataaattaccagCAGGGAAATTGCTAGTTCAAAGCACATGTGCCTTTTTCctccattcatttttatgataaaatattttaggcaatCCTAAAGTCTGCTGGATATGATGATAAATACCTAGGTACCCAGGATCCAGTTTGTCAGActttaacattttgccatatttgcttcagatctattttcttaatgaaataaaatattaaaacatactgAAATGCCTTATCTAGCCCTCCCAGATCCTATTCTTCCCCTGAAGGAATCACTACCCTCAATTTGGTATTTCTGAGTCCCATGCAGGTTTTTCACTTttactgtaaatatatatatatatatatatatatatatatatataataagcgtatatatatgcatatgcatgtgtgtaaagATATGTACATGCATACATAGTACATGATACTGTTCTGTTTTAAACTGCATATTGCACTTTTCTCCTGCAACTTGCTCTTTTTGTACAGCATTATACTTTTGAGGCTTATCCAGGTTTAAACATGTAGCTCAAGTTCACTTGTTTTTAATGGCTGTTTGTATAGTGTTCATTATATGCCATGCCGTCAGATTTTCATGTCCTTGGTTCACATTATGTCTCCATTCTTTCACCATTATAAACAAATTGCAATAAATATCATTATAAACATCTTCTGGTGTACATAAGCAAGAGTTCCTACCTGGGGTGAAATTGCTGGGGCACAGGGTATGTACATCCTTAGCTTTATGGGGTATTGCCAAATTGGTCTCTAGAGCAGTCATATCACCTTCCCTGCCACCAGCATGATGAGAGTTTCCattgctctacatcctcaccacTGTGTGGTTTGCCCGTTGTTCTCTCTCCCATCTCCAActccagaaatgtaagaaagTGCCCATTTCTCTGAATCTTGTCACCATGGAATACTATCAGTTTCTCATCTTTGCGAATTTTATAGGCCACAGAAAGAGGGATATGTTGAtgacattaaaaaacattttgattctttgttttcttcattataaGAAGGGCTCAGGTTATTTTAGGAAACTGAAAGAATGTAGACgagctaaaaaagaaaaggataatcaCCCCCCTCACTCAAATATAATACTAAAGAATATCTGATGTTTATTGAATTCTTACTATACACCCAGGACTGCTTTAGATACCTAATATTTCCACAAATAGAATTCATAAATGACATCTAATATATATGATAGATATACatgataaatatacatatgtgtgtatttcaCTTTCATGAAAAAGTACCCGCTTTTttataaattggatttttttttcacctaatgaATAAGTCACAATCATTTTCTCATATTACCTGCATTCTGGACTGGAGGGTGTGAAAGACTTGCATATTCATATCCATCATATCCCCTAACTCCAGAAAGTGAGGACCAGACTGAGGCCAGCAGCAAGTCCTAGGGAGCTGCCTGGCTGCTGGCTGAAGATAGCAGTGCAGATGACTCAGCTGCACTAGGAAATGGAATTAACACAGAACAGCTCTGTGCTGGGGACTCAGGGAGGCCAACTCCCACCTCTGCCTTAGGGCCTGCTGCTGGGCACCCGCCCGGACTACCTGTCCATCAGACAACATAGCACGCAACTCCTTTTAGCTAACTTTCCTGTGCCCTCATCCCATGCTCCTTTAGGTTTTCTTACTACCACTGCCCTTTAGTGTAAACATATTACCTACATTCTCAGCCTCTTGTCTTCACTGTCCACCCTCAAAAACACCGAAGTCTCCTGATACTAATTGGGAGGAAGTTCCATATTCCGTTCTCTTCTGTGGCCTGGCCCATGTGTATACTTGAGGAGATGAACTATATTTGGATTTGATCCAGTTTCCATGTTAGAAGAGAGTCGGCAATAGTTGTATAATTGATCACTCGCCTGCCACTTCTCCTGCCATGCTCTGTATGTTCTAGTAATTCTGAGGTGTTGTTTCCTCTCCTCCTGACACCATTTCACACCTTTGTGCCTTTGCATATACTTCTCTTTCTGTCTAGAATGTGTTCCCCTTCTTGTCTGCCAGGAAAACTCGTATTCATCCTTCAAAGTCTATTCCAAATATATCCAACTCAAAGTACCACCTGTTGGTTCACAAACTAGCCCCCATATATGCAGGGCAAGGAAAGgccaaagaaagaagcagatcGCTCCAGATCagtaggtggcagttttaataaacaaggaaaattaCAAAGTTTATCTAAGAGGGCTGCAAGATGAGTAGATCTCTGCACCCACCCACCAGAACCTTAAAGGTTTATatagaggccttaactgggtACAGCCATATATActgtccagatggtctcaacaccACATTACTATCTCAAGCTGTGTCCTGGGGGCAGATTCTAGTGCAGGGAAGGAAGCTGAGtacacattccaaggacagggaagttggtgaggagcctctgattgcCCAGGTCCGGCTTGCAGGTCAACCAGTAGTTACGTCCTCTTGAAGACTTCCTCCAACACCACCCTACATATTCCTTATTAATTTCAAAGACTGAAAATTACTTTGAACAATTAGAAAGCTAGCTAATTTCACCTTAACCAGGTGGTGAAAATTATCATCATCAACAGGACAAACAGATATCTGATGCCCCCACTGCCATATACCGAGAATGACACATTCTGGTAGCATTCTTGCCAAAAAACATTTCACCTGAATACAACCCTGAAGGAATGATCAAACGCATCCAACTTGGAAGATGCTCTGCAAAACTGGGCTGggctcttcaaaaatgtcaatgtcaggAAAGACCAAACCAAGCCATACCAAACCAAAGGCTCAGAAactgtttaaaattaaaagttgctGAAGAAGCATGACAAGTGAATGCAATGTGTGATCCTTGATTCCATCCTGggtcaaaatggaaaaaacaaaaccaaaaacaaagagttACCTCACCTGCTGGGAGGATCAGTGAATTTTCAATGTGTATTACATATCAAATAATAAAGTTAGgtcaatgttaaatttcctgagtGTGGTCATTGTATAAGGTTATGTAAGAGAATCTATTTGCCCTTAGGAGATACATGCTCAATGCTGAACAGATTATGTGTTGCTAATCTGCAGTTAACAATCCATGGTTcagcaaaaagaaacaaggaaacaaataaatatgtgtgtttgtatatctaaatagaaaaaaggaacatGGTGGTGAAGTATTAATAATAGAAGAATTATAGGTGAAGGGTAAATGGCTCCTCAGTGTTCTATTTTCCCAgcttttctgtaggtttgaaatTTTGCAAGACAAAAACTTGGacagaataaacaataaataataaaaacaaatgaacaaaaagtttTGTTCTAGATCACATTTTCTGTGAAGCCTTTTATGATATCACCTCTACAGCCTCCAGtccctgaacacacacacataagacaATGAATCCCCCTCTCTTCTGGACTCTTTTATGATTATCTGTCTCTCTGACCAAACTATAAGCTCTTTGATATCTGAACCTGTGTGAGTTGTGTTGAATCTACACAATGCTAGATATTTGGACCTGTGTGTGTCATGTTGAATCTACACAAATGCTAGAACCATACCAGACACTGTAGCTGACATGGATGCTCAGCTGATGCTTTTTTTAGATTAATCAAGTTAAGGTCTTGAGGCTTGGATAGGATTCAGTAGGCAGACAGGAGCAAgaaagggtttcctttttttttttttttctttttaagaaaggtTTTCCAAGAGAGAGGAATGATGTGAGCAAAGGTAAGGAAGcagaaatgtatattttgtatttgccAAGAACATTTGATTTGTTTGGTCTGAACTAAAGATTTATGTGGGTGAAAATGCCAGGCACACAATacattctcaataaaaatttggagaatgaatgaatgagatttgAAAGGCAGTTTTAGATCAGATTGGAAAGGGCCTTGACTATTGAATTAAGAGATCTGAACTGTAACTAGTTCTTAACATCCAGGGTCTTTTCCCAGTGGCAGGAAGTGAGTGTGTCCTTGGGAAGCCccttatatattttcttccctaAATAATAAGGAAACGTtggggtatctggctggctcagttgggggaACATgggactcttcatcttggggtcatgtgttcaagctccatattggctgtaaagattacttaaaaataaattcttttttaaaaacataaggaaaagtAGAGACAAGTGGGAGTCTGAAAGTCACCTGTTTCCAAATTCAGGAGGAGAAAACATCAATTCCTCATCCACCTAGGAAAGGCCCCATTATGGAGTTTTAAGACATCCAACATCCCTCAGAAAGAAAGGGCATCACAGAATATtggttgaaagaataaataaatgcatctatTTAATATGAATCATGCTTGTCCTTAAGAATAGTGTATGACATTATTTTGGTTAATTtgactacatttttaaagtttatgaagctggggtgcctgggtggctcagtcagttaagcggctgcctttggctcggtcatgatcctgcggtcctgggattcctgctgagtgggagtctgcttctccctctgcccttcaccctgctcatgctctctctctctctctctcaaatacataataaaatctttttaaaaattaagtttgagAAGCTTAACTAGACTCTAATACTCTTTCGGGGGTTCCACATCATTCCATAGATTTACAAAGCTCCTCATGAGGCCATATCTTAAATGTTAGGCTAAATCCTTTTCAATAATTTTAGCCCGTTGAAGCGTTCATATTTACTTAATGtttgtgttctgttttcttccagatAGATTTGTGGGGACTGACAATTTAATTAATGCAAAATAATCTGATGATTccaatcaagaaaaagaaaaatgtgttgtCTTTTGAGGTTATCATTCCCTTGACCATTCATAAACAGGCTGGCATCTATTTTGTCCTTGCCATAGTCACAGCACACCACAAAAATCTTAGCTGAGAGGAAATGCAAATCTCAGGtagcattttaaatatctatttttggCCCAATTACGAGGTAGCATGGAGTTGTTCCAGAATTTTTAACATTACCGGGGAGAGACGGTGGCCGTTAAAATAACTTGCAGTTTACAAAAGCATGTGGACATTCTCTTTGAAGAAATTAGACAAGATAATTTGAGCTGTTGTCTCCCAGGTAATGAAGTAGAATCAGATGACAAATCATTTGGGCCATGTGCACAAATGGATGGTGACACAGCTAAATTAGTCCAAACTGCCCACCCCAGGCCAACTTCATGAGAGTTCAAGGGCTATTTATGAGTTAGCAATATTCTTATAACCAGTTCTGATGTGTTTTGCAAGCAGTAGCATAATTCTATGGCTACAATCGACAAAGAAGTATatggagagggacacctgggtggctcagtggttgagagcctgcctttggctcagggcatgttccggggtcctgggatcgagtcctatgtggggctccctgcctagaggttgcttctctctctgcctgtgtctctcccgatctctctctctctctccccttcatgaataaataaataaaatcttaaaaaaataaaaagaagtatctGGACAGTCCACCAAACCCAGCCAAACCCATATCTCACTTCAGTTGTATAGAGATGAACATATGGTCTGAGCCAAATGCTGTTCCCCAGCTTGAAATATGATATTGCTACTTTGTAGAAAAAGTCCGGGCCGGTTCCTCCCTAATCAAATAGAAGCGTTCATAGATACTGTGTTCAGTGTGATCCAACAATTGAAGCACACACTAGATATcttgtaataaaatgttttaaaatgtcgAGCAGATAAGAATTAGGGCTTAGAAAATGAACGACTGTGAAGAGAGATAAAAGGAGATCTGGGGTTTCTCTGAAGACCTGGCTTGGTGGCCAAATCCTCCCTGTGGCAAGTTGCCCCTGCCATGGAAACCAAGTGGGCTGGGCAATAGGGGGATTGTGAcgcctgggggcggggagggggtggtggccAGTGACTGGTCTTCTGTACCCCAGACCCTCGCTTGAAACTTCACAGAGCTGCCACCTTCACAACTCGCCCGCGAGAGCGGTGCCCTGAACCGTTCCGGAGAAAAAGACCGCTGGCCACCACCTTGATGACAACACCTCCGTGCCTCCTCCCGGCTCAGGCTGTCCGGCAGCCGTCGATCCATGGCCTCTCCCAGATCACCAGCAGCCTGTACATCAGCAACGGTGTAGCGGCGAACAACAAACTCATGCTGTCCAGCAACCACATCACCACGGTCATCAACGTCTCCGTGGAAGTGGTCAACACCTTTTATGAAGACATCCAATACGTACAGGTGCCCGTGGCCGATGCTCCGAGCTCACGACTCTACGACTTCTTCGACCCGATTGCTGATCACATCCACGGCGTGGAGATGCAGCAGGGCC
The nucleotide sequence above comes from Canis lupus dingo isolate Sandy chromosome X, ASM325472v2, whole genome shotgun sequence. Encoded proteins:
- the DUSP21 gene encoding dual specificity protein phosphatase 21; the encoded protein is MTTPPCLLPAQAVRQPSIHGLSQITSSLYISNGVAANNKLMLSSNHITTVINVSVEVVNTFYEDIQYVQVPVADAPSSRLYDFFDPIADHIHGVEMQQGRTLLHCAAGVSRSAALCLAYLMKYHAMSLLDAHAWAKSCRPIIRPNNGFWEQLIQYEFKLFSKNTVHMINSPVGVIPDVYEKEIRLMMPM